A window of Caldilineales bacterium contains these coding sequences:
- a CDS encoding MoxR family ATPase, translating to MSTPTVVQELVERITANVERVILGKRQPIRSTLLALLCEGHLLIEDVPGLGKTMLARAIAKSIGCTFSRIQFTPDMLPSDVTGVSVYNQKTQTFEFRPGPIFAQIALADEINRATPKTQAALLEAMEERQVTVDGVTYPLARPFLVLATQNPIEYEGTFPLPEAQVDRFIMRIHLGYPDRKHEVAILDSQVDHHPIEDIAQVVSAEELTAAQDAVKTIYVDEQLKNYIISLTTATREHPDVYLGASPRGSLALFKTARAFAAAQSRDYVIPDDVKALAVATLAHRLIISPSARIKNVNPETIVQETLNTIAIPGARSQPKA from the coding sequence ATGTCCACACCCACTGTCGTTCAAGAACTGGTCGAGCGCATCACCGCCAATGTCGAGCGCGTCATCCTGGGCAAACGCCAGCCCATCCGCTCCACCCTCCTCGCCCTCCTCTGCGAAGGCCACCTGCTGATCGAGGACGTCCCCGGCCTGGGCAAAACCATGCTGGCGCGGGCCATCGCCAAATCCATCGGCTGCACCTTCAGCCGCATCCAGTTCACGCCCGACATGCTCCCCAGCGATGTCACCGGCGTCTCCGTCTACAACCAGAAGACGCAGACCTTCGAGTTTCGGCCCGGCCCCATCTTCGCCCAGATCGCCCTGGCCGACGAGATCAACCGCGCCACCCCCAAGACCCAGGCCGCCCTGCTCGAAGCCATGGAAGAACGCCAGGTCACGGTCGATGGCGTCACCTATCCCCTGGCGCGGCCCTTCCTGGTGCTGGCCACACAGAACCCGATCGAATACGAAGGCACCTTCCCTCTGCCCGAGGCCCAGGTCGACCGCTTCATCATGCGCATCCACCTCGGCTACCCCGACCGCAAGCACGAGGTCGCCATCCTCGACTCGCAGGTCGACCATCACCCCATCGAGGACATCGCCCAGGTCGTCAGCGCCGAGGAACTGACCGCCGCCCAAGACGCGGTCAAGACCATCTATGTCGATGAGCAACTCAAGAACTACATCATCTCGCTGACGACCGCCACCCGCGAACACCCCGACGTCTACCTCGGCGCCAGCCCGCGCGGCTCGCTCGCCCTGTTCAAGACCGCCCGCGCCTTTGCCGCCGCCCAGAGTCGCGACTACGTCATCCCCGATGATGTCAAAGCCCTGGCCGTCGCCACCCTGGCCCACCGGCTGATCATCAGCCCCTCGGCCCGGATCAAGAACGTCAACCCGGAAACCATCGTCCAGGAAACACTGAACACCATCGCCATCCCCGGCGCCCGTTCGCAGCCCAAAGCCTGA